Proteins co-encoded in one Arachis stenosperma cultivar V10309 chromosome 7, arast.V10309.gnm1.PFL2, whole genome shotgun sequence genomic window:
- the LOC130940663 gene encoding oligopeptide transporter 1-like — protein sequence MAEVVHNGLQVEKHQSKVSSVDGDIINEVNDTPIEQVKLTVPITDDPNQPSLTFRTWVLGTMSCVVLSFVNQFFSYRTNPLFVSSMSAQIVAFPLGKFMAATLPKKPIHIPMTKLHFTLNPGPFTLKEHTLITIFASAGSSGVYAIGIINIVKAFYHRGIHPLAALMLALSTQMLGYGWAGIFRRFLVDSPYMWWPSNLVQVSLFRAFHEKEKRPKEGLTRLQFFLMVFGASFAYYLIPGYLFQAISSVSIVCLIFKDSILAHQIGSGMKGLGIGSFGIDWNTVAGFLGSPLAVPAFAIINMLVGFVFFIYVVLPLAYWNNVFDAKRFPLISSHTFDFSGQRYNVTRILNVKTFDIDMESYQNYSKLYLSAVFALLYGLSFASLTATISHVILFNGKTIYQMWRKTTKTLKGEEVEDVHTRIMKKNYEQVPQWWFVSILVLMAVMALITCEGFGKQLQLPWWGVLMSLGIALVFTLPIGVIQATTNTQIGLNVITELIIGYIYPGKPLANVTFKTYGYISMSQALAFLGDFKLGHYMKIPPKSMFIVQLASTIVASIVCFSTGWWLLTTVDHICDESLLPAGSPWTCPGDDVFYNASIIWGVVGPGRMFTREGIYPELNWFFLVGLLAPVPVWLLSRKFPEHKWIELINMPLIIQGASGIPPARTVNYIMWILVGIFFNVYVYNKFKAWWARHTYILSAALDAGVAFMGVMLYFTLQNYGVYGPKWWGFEADDQCYLAKCPTASGVVAKGCPIL from the exons ATGGCTGAGGTTGTCCATAATGGGCTTCAAGTAGAGAAGCATCAATCCAAGGTTTCTTCTGTAGATG GTGACATAATTAATGAGGTTAATGACACTCCCATTGAACAAGTGAAGTTAACGGTGCCAATCACTGATGAtccaaatcaaccatcactAACATTCAGAACATGGGTTCTTGGAACCATGTCATGTgttgttctttcttttgtgaATCAATTTTTCAGCTACAGAACCAACCCTCTTTTTGTTTCATCTATGTCTGCTCAAATTGTTGCATTCCCACTTGGCAAATTCATGGCTGCAACACTTCCCAAAAAACCTATTCACATTCCCATGACAAAATTGCATTTCACTTTGAATCCAGGCCCATTCACTTTGAAAGAACATACCCTTATTACAATCTTTGCTAGTGCTGGATCTAGTGGTGTTTATGCAATTGGCATAATCAACATTGTCAAGGCTTTCTACCATAGAGGCATTCATCCATTGGCTGCTCTTATGTTAGCATTATCAACCCAG ATGCTTGGTTATGGATGGGCTGGGATTTTtagaagattccttgttgattCCCCCTACATGTGGTGGCCTTCAAACCTTGTGCAAGTGTCTCTATTCag GGCATTCcatgagaaagagaaaaggcCAAAGGAAGGATTAACAAGGCTACAATTCTTCTTGATGGTATTTGGAGCAAGCTTTGCTTATTATCTAATTCCAGGTTACTTATTCCAAGCAATATCAAGTGTTTCTATAGTATGCTTAATATTTAAGGACTCCATTTTAGCACATCAAATAGGATCTGGCATGAAAGGACTTGGAATTGGTTCATTTGGGATTGATTGGAACACAGTTGCTGGATTCCTAGGTAGTCCTCTGGCTGTCCCTGCCTTTGCAATCATAAACATGTTGGTTGGATTTGTTTTCTTCATCTATGTTGTTCTTCCTCTTGCTTATTGGAACAATGTTTTTGATGCTAAGAGGTTCCCTCTTATTAGCTCTCACACGTTTGACTTTTCTGGTCAAAGATACAATGTCACAAGGATTCTGAATGTTAAGACTTTTGACATTGACATGGAGAGTTATCAGAATTATAGTAAGCTCTATCTTAGTGCTGTCTTTGCACTTCTCTATGGATTGAGCTTTGCTAGTTTGACTGCCACTATTTCACATGTCATTCTTTTCAATGGAAA AACAATATATCAGATGTGGAGGAAGACAACAAAAACACTGAAAGGAGAAGAAGTTGAAGATGTGCATACAAGAATCATGAAGAAGAACTATGAGCAAGTTCCTCAATGGTGGTTTGTCTCCATTTTGGTTCTAATGGCCGTCATGGCCTTAATAACTTGTGAAGGTTTTGGCAAGCAACTCCAACTTCCATGGTGGGGAGTTTTAATGTCTCTAGGAATTGCATTAGTCTTCACTCTGCCCATTGGAGTCATTCAAGCAACAACAAACACA CAAATTGGACTGAATGTGATCACAGAATTAATAATTGGATATATTTACCCGGGAAAGCCTCTTGCAAATGTAACCTTCAAGACCTATGGATACATTAGCATGTCACAGGCACTTGCTTTTCTTGGTGACTTCAAGTTAGGTCACTACATGAAGATTCCTCCAAAATCTATGTTCATCGTTCAG TTGGCGAGCACAATAGTGGCTTCAATTGTGTGCTTTAGCACCGGATGGTGGCTTCTAACAACCGTTGATCATATCTGCGACGAATCACTCTTGCCGGCAGGTAGTCCATGGACATGCCCCGGCGACGACGTGTTCTACAACGCTTCAATCATATGGGGCGTTGTAGGACCAGGAAGAATGTTCACCAGGGAAGGAATCTATCCTGAGTTGAACTGGTTCTTCCTGGTCGGACTTTTAGCTCCGGTTCCGGTTTGGCTACTTTCTAGAAAGTTCCCGGAGCACAAGTGGATTGAGCTCATCAACATGCCACTCATCATTCAAGGCGCCAGCGGCATCCCGCCGGCGAGAACGGTGAACTACATTATGTGGATACTTGTTGGGATATTTTTCAATGTGTATGTTTATAACAAGTTTAAGGCATGGTGGGCTCGCCATACTTATATTCTCTCCGCCGCCTTGGACGCCGGTGTGGCTTTCATGGGTGTGATGTTGTATTTTACACTCCAAAACTATGGTGTTTATGGTCCAAAATGGTGGGGGTTTGAGGCAGATGACCAATGCTATTTAGCAAAATGCCCCACAGCCTCAGGTGTAGTTGCCAAAGGATGTCCCATTTTATGA